The genomic segment TCCGTTGACCTGAGCTCTCTTTATCTGGATATCGTCAAAGACAGGATTTATGTGGAAAGAAAGGATGCAATTAAGAGAAGGGCATCTCAGACTGTAATCCATGAAGCTCTAATATCGCTTCTTAAACTTATAGCCCCTGTGCTTTCTGCTACTGCCGAGGAGATGTGGTCATATTTAAAGGGAATGGTCAAGGAAGACAGCGTGCTGTTAACAACATTTCCTGTTATTAAAAAAGAGTTTATCGACACAAAGATAGAGGAAGAATGGGAAAAGATCTGGAACATCAGAGAAACGGTTAATAAAAAAATTGAAGAAAAAAGGGTTGAAAAGGTGATAGGGCATTCGCTCGATGCAAAAGTTGTCCTCGGTCTGCCTGAAAACGAATACGAGTTGTTTAAAAAATTAGGCGATGAGTTTAAAGATATTTTCATTGTATCCCAGATTGAGCTTAAAAAGGAAAATGAGATTGAGGTCAATGTCTTCAGGGCAGAGGGAGAAAAGTGCGGGAGATGCTGGCAGTATACAACGGATCTGATCGAAACCGGGCAATTTACCCATGTATGCAAGCGATGCGCCGACACCTTATATTCCTTATAGTCCCTTTTATTTTTCTTCTCGACAGATGGACAAAGCTGCTTGTCATAAACAGTCTGGCATTTGCCCGGCAGATTGACGTTACACCTTTCTTTTCCATTGTCCATGCAAGAAATTATGGAGGAGCTTTCAGCCTCCTGTCACAGTATACTTATGCAAAGCATATATTTACTTATATTCCGCTGCTTATTATAGGGTTGCTTATATTTGTTATCATCGCATACAAGATGGAGTTTTCCAGGAGGCTTTCCCTGACATGCATATTGTCAGGTGCAGTAGGGAATATATACGATAGAATTTCTTACGGATATGTTGTTGATTTTCTT from the Pseudomonadota bacterium genome contains:
- the lspA gene encoding signal peptidase II, which codes for MRRHLIFLIVPFIFLLDRWTKLLVINSLAFARQIDVTPFFSIVHARNYGGAFSLLSQYTYAKHIFTYIPLLIIGLLIFVIIAYKMEFSRRLSLTCILSGAVGNIYDRISYGYVVDFLDVYYKDYHWPAFNVADISISFGICLWIFMELIQVRSKVKK